The Kangiella marina genome window below encodes:
- a CDS encoding YcjX family protein: MSWLDATLKKSQHLLERGLDRNVRLAVTGLSGAGKTGFITSLINQLLTAPTYHQLTFFKPNADGRLTASKLAQHPELHIPGFDYHGAIDRLTGNNPVWPASTRGVSQAQIKCRFHVSNKWVKKVQADSTVTIDIIDYPGEWLLDLPLLGMSFKEWCQACVKYLSSERREAFCSRIKSEITALDVTQAVDETSTSNQLGVVAKKYTEALLKYREQHNDFSLALPGRFILPGEFEGAPTLEFFPILNEDILSLDWGTVPANSIIKVLEKRFNYYKNEVIRPFFDEYFSKVDRQIVLIDTCSVLESGYDSYIDLKQTIEKLLDGYSYGRSNWLKRLFSPSIDKLLIATSKVDLVPPDQHAALESFMQKMVAQARNNVGYEGVDVETMAISAISTSEPVITEHDGQKLHCVKGKDRGSGNSVIHYPGKVPETILSRSQWNQLEIDFSPFDIPELNADEPLPHIRMDKVLQYLIGDKFL, encoded by the coding sequence ATGAGCTGGCTTGATGCAACACTGAAAAAATCGCAACACCTTCTTGAGCGTGGACTAGATCGCAATGTGCGTCTAGCTGTTACCGGCTTAAGTGGTGCAGGTAAGACAGGTTTTATTACATCATTAATTAATCAACTTTTAACTGCGCCTACTTATCATCAACTGACTTTCTTTAAGCCAAATGCGGACGGAAGGTTAACTGCTAGTAAATTAGCACAGCACCCAGAACTCCACATCCCCGGGTTTGATTATCATGGTGCGATAGATAGGTTAACAGGAAACAATCCGGTTTGGCCGGCTTCAACGCGTGGTGTGTCACAAGCACAAATTAAATGTCGCTTCCATGTTTCAAACAAATGGGTTAAGAAAGTGCAGGCCGACAGTACTGTCACTATTGATATTATTGACTATCCTGGAGAGTGGTTATTGGATTTGCCTCTACTGGGAATGTCCTTTAAAGAATGGTGCCAAGCTTGCGTAAAATACCTTTCAAGCGAAAGACGAGAAGCATTCTGCAGTCGTATAAAGTCAGAGATAACTGCTTTAGATGTAACCCAAGCAGTTGATGAGACCTCTACCAGTAATCAGCTCGGAGTCGTTGCCAAGAAGTACACTGAAGCGCTGCTCAAGTATCGTGAGCAGCACAATGATTTTAGCTTAGCTTTACCAGGTCGATTTATCCTCCCGGGTGAGTTTGAAGGTGCTCCAACCTTAGAGTTTTTTCCAATATTAAATGAGGATATCTTGTCGTTGGATTGGGGGACGGTTCCTGCCAACTCGATAATTAAAGTGTTAGAGAAGCGATTCAATTACTATAAAAATGAAGTGATACGACCTTTTTTTGATGAGTATTTCTCAAAAGTCGATCGCCAAATTGTATTAATCGATACCTGTTCGGTTCTTGAGTCGGGGTATGACTCCTATATCGATCTCAAGCAAACAATCGAGAAATTACTGGATGGTTATAGTTATGGACGCTCCAACTGGCTCAAGCGACTATTTTCACCATCTATTGACAAGCTTTTAATTGCGACCTCTAAGGTTGACCTAGTTCCTCCAGATCAACATGCCGCTTTAGAGTCTTTTATGCAAAAAATGGTGGCTCAAGCGCGCAACAATGTTGGTTATGAGGGGGTGGACGTTGAGACGATGGCAATCAGTGCTATCAGTACTTCTGAACCTGTAATAACGGAACATGATGGTCAAAAGCTACATTGTGTAAAAGGAAAAGATCGGGGTTCAGGAAACTCTGTTATCCATTACCCTGGGAAAGTGCCTGAGACGATACTCAGTCGCAGCCAGTGGAACCAGCTAGAGATTGATTTTTCACCCTTTGATATCCCTGAGCTTAATGCCGACGAGCCGTTGCCGCACATTCGAATGGATAAAGTGCTTCAATACTTAATTGGAGATAAATTTTTATGA
- a CDS encoding tetratricopeptide repeat protein, with protein MKKLPIVLGVTGLLFAGSALALPQTKYTSSCKPLAPTEGNYEESKGVGTITSQSAFKKITAGNEAYADGNYNESIAILKDLIANSGDKVAVGRAHQLLGVNYQATENYKAARASFLKAIESGFLRKQDVVQMRRVIAQTYTIEENFTQAISWMKKYFEDVIKPPANSYAAFASLNYNNGNLRESICPAYIALQLGSSSKKPLYSMLFGAHIKLNDNAGAEVVGEEMVELFPAEKSVYNNLFAVYSRRGKHEDMLALAELARMNGVWTSETNYKQLAALFANNKTPQLAADRLKEGIEAGVVESNEDNWKRVADNYFFAKDLEGAVEAYDKASSFTSSGKYDYKVGIMYQDRDDYRNAVAKYKAAIRKGGLRDGDLGYAYMNLGMSQFRLGQEDAAVATMQQAAKYPKVARNANAYIKYIGDLKKMKESIAAMELQESTPPGEGGE; from the coding sequence ATGAAAAAATTACCAATTGTTTTAGGCGTGACAGGTTTGTTGTTTGCTGGTAGTGCTCTTGCGCTACCACAAACGAAATATACATCTTCATGTAAACCTCTGGCTCCAACAGAAGGCAATTATGAAGAATCAAAGGGCGTTGGAACAATCACTTCACAATCGGCATTTAAGAAGATTACCGCAGGTAATGAAGCTTATGCTGATGGAAATTATAATGAATCGATTGCTATCTTAAAGGATCTGATCGCGAATTCAGGTGACAAAGTTGCTGTTGGGCGTGCTCATCAGCTGTTGGGTGTTAATTACCAAGCTACTGAAAACTACAAGGCAGCAAGAGCGTCTTTCTTGAAAGCGATTGAAAGTGGTTTTTTGCGTAAACAAGATGTTGTACAAATGCGTCGAGTCATAGCGCAAACATATACTATCGAAGAAAACTTTACGCAAGCGATTAGCTGGATGAAAAAGTACTTTGAAGATGTTATAAAACCTCCAGCAAATTCGTATGCGGCTTTTGCCAGTTTAAATTACAACAATGGTAACCTTAGAGAGTCTATATGCCCTGCTTATATTGCATTGCAACTAGGTTCTAGCTCAAAAAAACCGCTTTATAGTATGTTGTTCGGCGCCCACATTAAGCTAAACGACAATGCGGGTGCTGAAGTTGTGGGTGAAGAAATGGTAGAGCTTTTCCCAGCAGAGAAGTCTGTCTATAACAATTTATTTGCTGTATATAGCAGACGTGGGAAACATGAAGATATGTTGGCTTTAGCTGAACTTGCCCGTATGAATGGAGTATGGACAAGTGAAACTAACTATAAACAACTCGCTGCACTCTTCGCTAACAATAAAACTCCACAATTAGCAGCAGATCGTTTAAAAGAAGGAATTGAGGCTGGTGTTGTTGAGTCTAACGAAGATAACTGGAAGCGAGTAGCCGATAACTATTTCTTTGCTAAAGATCTAGAAGGTGCTGTTGAGGCTTATGATAAAGCTTCAAGTTTTACTTCATCTGGTAAGTATGACTATAAAGTTGGAATTATGTATCAAGACCGTGACGACTACCGTAACGCTGTTGCTAAATATAAAGCAGCAATACGCAAAGGTGGCCTGAGAGACGGTGACCTTGGTTATGCTTATATGAACTTAGGTATGTCTCAATTCCGTCTAGGCCAAGAGGATGCCGCCGTTGCAACAATGCAGCAAGCCGCAAAATATCCTAAAGTTGCAAGAAATGCTAATGCTTATATTAAGTACATTGGCGACTTGAAGAAAATGAAAGAGTCTATTGCTGCAATGGAACTTCAAGAGAGTACCCCGCCTGGTGAAGGTGGCGAATAG
- a CDS encoding energy transducer TonB yields the protein MLRVILSALFAFGIVVGLFLLMNFLISTDSTKDEVENIKVEVAFVEEDKQVQRKERRPPKKPPPPKEPPPPQQQVQQKQQKVVTALVDIKIDNIDASMDGTGIYIGGLGQGQTDFSGMGDGEAIPVYQPQAQYPVQANLKGIEGYVLFTMDIGPDGSPSNISVEDESPRGVFRRNALRAIRKWKFKPRIVNGQPIPQRNMRYRMEFELDQ from the coding sequence ATGTTGAGAGTTATATTAAGTGCACTGTTTGCCTTTGGTATTGTGGTTGGCTTATTTCTATTGATGAACTTTTTGATTTCTACAGATAGCACGAAAGACGAAGTTGAAAATATCAAAGTAGAAGTAGCGTTCGTTGAAGAAGACAAACAGGTACAGCGTAAAGAGCGCCGTCCTCCTAAAAAGCCACCACCACCAAAAGAGCCACCACCGCCTCAACAACAGGTGCAGCAAAAGCAACAGAAGGTTGTTACCGCGTTGGTCGATATTAAAATTGATAATATTGATGCGTCGATGGATGGGACTGGTATCTATATTGGTGGTTTAGGCCAAGGTCAGACAGACTTTTCAGGCATGGGTGATGGTGAAGCGATACCTGTTTACCAGCCTCAAGCCCAGTATCCTGTTCAGGCAAATCTGAAAGGTATTGAGGGATACGTTCTGTTTACTATGGATATAGGGCCCGATGGCTCTCCTTCAAATATCTCTGTAGAAGATGAAAGTCCACGAGGCGTATTTAGAAGAAATGCTCTGCGAGCGATTCGCAAGTGGAAATTCAAACCAAGAATTGTGAATGGTCAGCCAATTCCACAACGTAACATGCGTTACAGAATGGAGTTTGAGCTGGACCAGTAA
- a CDS encoding biopolymer transporter ExbD, whose protein sequence is MAIQDKRKQEDVEIDMTPMLDIVFIMLIFFIVTTVFVKQAGVDVVKPVASTAEERKNAYIFVAIDAKNTITIDKTTVQPAEVKSKIQSLRTENLEGEVVIQADKEAKAGLVLKVIDFAKSSGAKVSVATDKVQ, encoded by the coding sequence ATGGCGATTCAAGACAAAAGAAAACAAGAAGATGTAGAAATTGACATGACACCGATGCTCGACATCGTATTCATCATGTTAATTTTCTTCATCGTTACAACGGTTTTTGTGAAACAAGCGGGCGTAGATGTTGTCAAACCAGTAGCGAGTACTGCAGAAGAGCGCAAAAATGCTTACATTTTTGTCGCTATTGATGCAAAAAACACGATTACGATTGACAAAACGACTGTTCAGCCTGCTGAAGTTAAGTCAAAAATCCAATCATTGCGTACTGAAAACTTAGAAGGTGAGGTTGTCATCCAGGCAGACAAAGAAGCAAAAGCAGGGCTAGTCTTAAAGGTCATTGATTTTGCGAAAAGTTCTGGCGCTAAGGTTTCAGTTGCAACAGACAAGGTACAGTAA
- a CDS encoding MotA/TolQ/ExbB proton channel family protein has product MELIYTILEFIGKGGWVLWWIGLVLFLMWTFLIERYWYIYGQYPKEARSIIARWNSRDDQTSWKAKQIRDAWVSIAREALNQRMLLIKTLIAICPLLGLLGTVTGMIDVFDGMSGQGSGSARQMAGGIFKATIPTMAGMVAALSGIFFSSRLEQTTYVKTHQLADNLSHH; this is encoded by the coding sequence ATGGAATTAATCTATACGATATTAGAGTTTATCGGTAAAGGTGGATGGGTCCTATGGTGGATAGGACTTGTTCTCTTCCTAATGTGGACATTTTTGATTGAGCGTTACTGGTACATTTATGGTCAGTATCCAAAAGAAGCTCGCTCAATCATCGCACGTTGGAACTCACGAGACGACCAAACGTCATGGAAAGCTAAACAAATCCGTGACGCTTGGGTTTCTATAGCTCGGGAAGCTTTGAACCAAAGAATGTTGCTCATTAAAACATTGATTGCTATTTGTCCATTGTTAGGACTTCTGGGCACTGTAACCGGTATGATCGATGTATTTGATGGTATGTCAGGTCAAGGCTCAGGTAGCGCACGCCAAATGGCGGGCGGTATCTTCAAAGCTACAATTCCAACAATGGCGGGAATGGTTGCCGCATTATCTGGTATCTTCTTCAGCAGTCGTTTAGAGCAAACGACTTATGTTAAGACTCACCAGTTAGCCGATAACCTTTCACACCATTAA
- a CDS encoding MotA/TolQ/ExbB proton channel family protein, whose amino-acid sequence MRNVLALTLAGVFAFSVSAVSNAAESLSHSDLLKKVRDKERIQEQVNNQRVQTFQRQKNRQADLLADAKAKLAAEEAKSERLKATFDENEKQLTQIAEDLRIKQGNLGELFGVVRQAANSLSGDIASSLVSAQYPGRSALLNKLIEAEELPKMDDLRGFYVLMLQELSEQGNTASFAADVVNEEGRTETQTVERIGTFNLLSGKDYLFFEKGQIKTLQVQPSAEVRGLASEYESATSGYAGLYIDPTKGGILQLEKLKMSLPDRLWKFKGFAGSTVMILLAIGILIALERLFTLYMVTGPKVASQKKSSTPGNNPLGRVMKVYLANKDEDVENLELKLDEAVLKETPKIERGINLIKVIAALGPLLGLLGTVVGMIEVFQSITLHGTGDPRLMADGISQALVTTVWGLLAAIPLTFLHAVVAGKSKSIIHVLEEQSTGLMAQHDENNA is encoded by the coding sequence ATGAGAAACGTTTTAGCATTAACACTAGCTGGCGTCTTCGCGTTCAGTGTTTCAGCGGTATCAAATGCTGCTGAAAGTTTGTCGCACTCTGACCTACTTAAGAAAGTAAGAGATAAAGAGCGTATCCAAGAGCAGGTGAACAACCAGCGTGTTCAAACGTTCCAACGCCAAAAAAATCGTCAAGCTGACCTTTTAGCTGATGCAAAAGCAAAGCTAGCCGCAGAAGAAGCTAAAAGTGAGCGCTTAAAAGCTACATTTGACGAAAATGAAAAGCAATTGACTCAAATTGCTGAAGATTTACGTATTAAGCAAGGTAACTTGGGTGAGTTGTTTGGTGTCGTTCGTCAAGCAGCGAACAGCCTTTCTGGTGATATCGCATCATCGCTTGTGAGTGCACAATACCCAGGTCGTAGCGCATTACTTAATAAGTTGATTGAAGCTGAAGAACTTCCAAAAATGGACGATCTACGTGGATTCTACGTACTTATGCTTCAAGAGCTTTCTGAGCAAGGTAACACAGCAAGTTTTGCTGCTGATGTTGTGAATGAGGAAGGTCGTACTGAAACTCAAACTGTAGAGCGTATCGGTACTTTCAACTTGCTATCGGGTAAAGATTATTTGTTCTTCGAAAAAGGCCAAATCAAAACATTGCAAGTTCAGCCATCGGCAGAAGTTCGTGGTTTAGCGTCTGAGTATGAGTCAGCAACGTCTGGCTACGCAGGTCTTTACATTGACCCTACTAAAGGCGGTATCTTGCAGTTAGAGAAGCTTAAAATGAGCCTTCCAGATCGTTTATGGAAGTTTAAAGGCTTTGCTGGCTCGACGGTAATGATTCTTTTAGCTATCGGTATTCTGATCGCATTAGAGCGTCTATTTACGCTATACATGGTTACAGGTCCGAAAGTTGCTTCACAGAAGAAATCAAGCACTCCAGGTAATAACCCGCTTGGTCGCGTGATGAAAGTTTATCTTGCGAATAAAGATGAAGATGTTGAAAACCTAGAGTTGAAACTTGATGAGGCTGTGTTGAAAGAAACACCTAAGATTGAGCGTGGTATTAACCTAATCAAAGTTATTGCTGCACTGGGACCTCTATTAGGTCTACTAGGTACAGTAGTTGGTATGATTGAGGTATTCCAGTCTATTACATTACATGGTACTGGTGACCCACGATTAATGGCTGACGGTATTTCTCAGGCGTTGGTAACAACTGTTTGGGGTCTGTTAGCAGCAATTCCATTAACCTTCTTGCACGCTGTTGTAGCTGGTAAAAGTAAAAGCATTATTCATGTCTTGGAAGAACAGAGCACAGGTTTGATGGCTCAACACGACGAGAATAACGCATAG
- a CDS encoding DUF3450 domain-containing protein, protein MKKQVLFKKTAVAILASAVMGSSMAAGEFGSSMTVEKRIDNKAASAQVSVDRLAEQTTDLALEYRNTLQQVDSLRIYNTQLERQIASQDKQIAESSKEMETIDETEKGVLPLMDEMIKTLDEYVQLDIPFNIKQRQERVQNLYALMDTADVTVSEKYRKILEAYQIEMQYGNAVSASSGTIDKDGEELNVDFLRVGRLSYVYLTVNGKNGAYWDKTSGQWAALPEEYLDSVSNAINMAKGVATQELFKVPVPVTEAAQ, encoded by the coding sequence ATGAAAAAACAAGTACTTTTTAAGAAAACGGCTGTTGCCATTCTTGCCTCTGCTGTGATGGGCAGCTCGATGGCGGCTGGCGAGTTCGGTTCTTCTATGACAGTAGAGAAGCGAATTGATAACAAAGCAGCAAGCGCACAAGTATCTGTAGATCGCCTAGCAGAGCAAACCACTGACTTGGCATTAGAATACAGAAACACTTTACAACAAGTTGACAGCTTGCGTATCTACAACACTCAACTTGAAAGACAAATTGCATCTCAGGATAAACAGATTGCTGAGAGCAGCAAAGAGATGGAAACCATTGACGAAACTGAGAAGGGTGTTCTTCCTCTTATGGACGAAATGATCAAAACCCTTGATGAATATGTTCAATTGGATATTCCATTCAACATCAAGCAGCGTCAAGAGCGTGTACAAAACCTATATGCTTTGATGGACACTGCTGATGTTACGGTTTCAGAGAAGTATCGTAAAATCCTAGAAGCTTATCAAATTGAAATGCAGTACGGTAACGCCGTATCAGCAAGCTCTGGGACAATTGATAAAGATGGTGAAGAGCTAAACGTAGACTTCTTACGTGTTGGTCGTTTGTCTTATGTCTACCTAACTGTAAACGGTAAAAATGGTGCGTATTGGGACAAAACATCAGGTCAGTGGGCAGCGCTTCCAGAAGAGTATCTAGATTCTGTGAGCAACGCTATTAACATGGCTAAAGGTGTCGCAACTCAAGAACTATTTAAAGTACCAGTCCCAGTTACGGAGGCAGCACAATGA
- a CDS encoding ABC transporter substrate-binding protein has translation MIKKSNENNDLMINSSLYRDLSRRARLLISLAALACCSCAPSDNEKADDAKDLLVYCSEGSPDGFNPQLVTSGTSYDATANIIYNQLVTYKPGTTEIAPSLAKSWHISDDGLRYTFNLRDDITFHGSQIFTPSRSMNADDVIFSFNRQRLSSHPYHGISGGRYPYFTAQSMGQLIKDIRKTGEHQVEFILTRPESPFLSILATPFASILSAEYAQQLNRLHRPEWIDSKPIGTGPFRFERYEPDAYIRYKRFDNYFNQSKRVKNLVFAITPDAAMRFARFSAGECDVMSYPLPVHLRVAQKNDLKVVQTPGLNVAYWAFNTEKPPFHDAKVRRALTMAIDREAILQTVYDRQATLATNPIPPSSWAYNKNIQKVTYSKRRATELLAEAGYANGFSIDIWAMPIQRAYNPNARKMAEMIQQDLADINVDARIITYEWGTFLSRLAQGLHHSVLLGWNADNADPNNFFSPLLSCNSAISGNNYAKWCNNQFDDLILKGRTSAAQSDRTEYYLKAQEVFKREAPWLTIAHANNSVLIQPEISGLTVSPIGNINFEGVTIHEGKSKPAETKERQ, from the coding sequence ATGATTAAGAAATCTAACGAAAACAATGACCTGATGATAAATAGCAGTCTGTACAGAGACCTCTCTCGCCGAGCGCGGCTATTAATTTCGCTGGCCGCTTTAGCCTGTTGCTCCTGCGCTCCTAGTGATAATGAGAAGGCTGATGACGCAAAAGACCTCCTCGTCTATTGCTCCGAAGGAAGTCCTGATGGCTTTAACCCACAGCTCGTCACTTCCGGGACCTCTTACGATGCAACTGCAAATATCATTTATAATCAGTTGGTTACCTACAAACCTGGCACTACTGAAATCGCTCCCTCTTTAGCAAAGTCCTGGCACATCAGTGATGATGGTTTGCGTTATACCTTTAATTTAAGGGACGACATTACCTTTCATGGCAGCCAAATTTTCACTCCAAGTCGCTCAATGAATGCCGACGATGTTATCTTCAGCTTTAACCGGCAACGCCTAAGCAGTCACCCTTACCACGGTATTTCAGGCGGGCGCTACCCATACTTTACGGCACAAAGTATGGGTCAACTAATAAAAGATATCCGCAAGACCGGTGAGCACCAAGTTGAGTTCATCCTTACCCGCCCTGAGAGTCCATTTCTGTCAATCTTGGCAACGCCTTTCGCATCCATCTTATCGGCCGAATATGCACAGCAATTAAATCGACTTCACCGTCCAGAGTGGATTGACAGTAAACCTATTGGCACAGGTCCTTTCCGCTTTGAGCGCTACGAACCTGACGCTTATATTCGCTATAAGCGTTTTGATAACTACTTTAACCAGAGCAAGCGGGTGAAGAACTTAGTCTTTGCCATCACTCCCGATGCTGCTATGCGGTTTGCACGTTTCAGTGCTGGCGAGTGTGATGTCATGAGTTACCCGCTCCCCGTCCATTTGAGAGTCGCTCAGAAAAATGACCTTAAAGTAGTACAAACTCCTGGCCTCAATGTGGCTTACTGGGCTTTCAATACGGAAAAACCACCGTTTCACGACGCAAAAGTGAGACGCGCTTTAACCATGGCTATCGATCGTGAAGCGATCCTTCAAACCGTTTACGACCGCCAAGCGACCCTAGCGACCAACCCCATACCTCCATCATCATGGGCTTACAATAAAAATATCCAAAAAGTGACTTATAGTAAGCGCAGAGCGACTGAACTCTTGGCTGAAGCAGGTTATGCCAATGGCTTTTCCATTGATATCTGGGCCATGCCAATCCAGCGAGCATACAACCCTAATGCCCGTAAAATGGCTGAAATGATTCAGCAAGATTTGGCGGATATTAACGTTGACGCTCGAATCATCACTTATGAATGGGGTACTTTTTTATCACGCCTCGCTCAAGGACTTCATCATAGTGTGCTACTGGGCTGGAATGCAGATAATGCCGATCCAAATAATTTTTTCAGCCCGTTACTCAGCTGTAACTCTGCCATTAGTGGCAACAACTACGCCAAGTGGTGCAATAACCAATTCGATGACCTTATCTTAAAAGGACGAACATCCGCCGCGCAGAGCGATCGAACCGAGTATTACCTAAAAGCGCAAGAAGTGTTTAAGCGCGAAGCACCGTGGCTCACCATTGCTCACGCCAACAACAGCGTATTAATCCAACCTGAAATTAGTGGCTTAACCGTTTCCCCGATTGGTAACATTAACTTCGAAGGGGTCACGATTCATGAAGGAAAATCGAAGCCGGCTGAGACAAAGGAGCGCCAATAA
- a CDS encoding ABC transporter permease, with amino-acid sequence MFATLLKQIGTLIISLLGLTVLTFILSLQSDTPVHTYQSNSVFIQYFEYLQFLLDGNWGTSSIHKRSVLKDFLQHFPATIELILLAMVLAVTAGLGLGIVASTRRGGWLDNTLMTSSLIGYSMPIFWWGMLLVLLFSLTLGWTPVAGRIDFAYDIEPYTRFMLIDTLLHHNQYGFSAFLNALHHLVLPAITLSTIPMAIVARMTRSSLLAVLKSEYIRTARSKGISNQRIIWVHALRNALQPILTISGVQISIIMSGVIITEYIFAWPGIGKWLLEAVSRRDFASIQGGVLALSIIVIAFNLALDFISIYLNPRLRRPS; translated from the coding sequence ATGTTTGCTACTTTGCTTAAACAAATCGGCACACTAATTATCAGTCTTTTGGGACTGACGGTTCTAACCTTTATTCTCAGTTTACAGTCAGACACACCGGTCCACACGTATCAAAGCAACAGCGTCTTTATCCAGTATTTTGAATATTTACAATTTTTACTGGATGGCAACTGGGGCACATCAAGCATTCATAAGCGCAGCGTGCTTAAAGATTTTTTACAGCACTTCCCTGCTACCATTGAACTGATTTTACTGGCCATGGTGTTAGCGGTAACGGCTGGGCTCGGGCTGGGAATTGTCGCCTCAACACGTCGTGGTGGCTGGCTTGATAATACTTTAATGACGTCATCACTGATTGGCTACTCCATGCCAATTTTTTGGTGGGGCATGCTATTGGTATTGCTCTTTTCTTTGACCCTTGGTTGGACTCCGGTCGCAGGACGTATCGACTTTGCCTACGATATTGAACCCTATACCCGTTTTATGCTGATTGACACCCTGCTTCACCACAATCAGTACGGCTTCAGTGCCTTCTTAAATGCGTTACATCACTTGGTATTACCTGCCATCACACTGAGTACCATTCCGATGGCGATTGTTGCTCGGATGACGCGTTCTTCGCTGCTGGCGGTGTTGAAGTCTGAATATATCCGTACGGCGCGCTCTAAAGGAATCAGCAACCAACGAATCATTTGGGTGCATGCCCTTCGTAACGCCCTACAGCCCATTTTGACCATTAGCGGTGTACAAATCAGCATCATCATGTCCGGCGTTATTATTACCGAGTACATTTTTGCCTGGCCCGGTATCGGCAAATGGCTACTCGAAGCAGTGTCTCGCCGTGACTTCGCCAGTATTCAAGGCGGGGTCTTGGCCTTGTCGATTATTGTGATCGCCTTTAACTTGGCATTGGACTTTATCAGTATTTACCTCAACCCACGCCTCAGGAGACCATCATGA
- a CDS encoding ABC transporter permease subunit — MIKRMVSANQKAAWVIFRENKGAMIGLLVLCLILLMALIGPWVAPHDPAHQFSNKVLIPPIWDSAGDFKYFFGTDDLGRDMLSRLLYGARLSLQLTLVVVLIAALTGVVMGAAAAFLNPTLRSLLMRIMDLLLSFPSLLLAIAIVAIIGPGLPNAVYAVIIVLVPQFVRITQSSITEELNKDYVMAAKLDGAKRLRLLTHHVWPNIVPALIVQLTFSFSTALLDIAALGFLGLGAQPPMAEWGTMLSESRAFIQFAPWTMTLPGLAIFLTVLSINLVGDGVRDALDPRLNR, encoded by the coding sequence ATGATAAAGCGGATGGTCAGCGCTAACCAAAAAGCGGCTTGGGTTATTTTCCGTGAAAATAAAGGTGCCATGATTGGCCTCTTAGTGCTCTGCTTAATATTGCTGATGGCGCTCATAGGCCCGTGGGTTGCACCACATGATCCAGCGCATCAGTTCAGCAATAAAGTGTTGATCCCACCCATCTGGGATTCGGCCGGTGACTTTAAGTACTTCTTCGGCACCGATGATCTGGGCCGTGACATGCTATCGAGGCTGCTTTACGGCGCCCGCCTATCGTTGCAGCTTACCTTGGTCGTTGTTTTGATCGCGGCCTTGACTGGGGTTGTGATGGGCGCTGCAGCAGCATTTTTAAACCCAACGTTACGCTCACTATTAATGCGTATCATGGATTTATTATTATCTTTCCCGTCATTATTACTGGCTATCGCCATCGTGGCAATCATAGGCCCCGGACTCCCCAATGCGGTTTACGCCGTGATTATTGTTTTAGTGCCTCAATTTGTGCGCATCACCCAGTCCTCCATTACCGAAGAGCTGAACAAAGATTACGTCATGGCGGCCAAACTGGATGGTGCTAAGCGGCTACGATTGTTAACTCACCATGTTTGGCCAAACATCGTACCAGCATTAATTGTGCAACTGACATTTAGCTTTTCCACCGCGCTTTTGGACATTGCAGCGCTCGGCTTTTTAGGGCTAGGCGCACAGCCACCTATGGCCGAATGGGGAACCATGCTTTCTGAATCACGCGCTTTTATTCAGTTTGCACCCTGGACCATGACTCTACCGGGTTTAGCCATCTTTTTAACCGTTCTTTCTATTAACCTTGTGGGCGATGGCGTACGTGACGCACTTGACCCGCGCTTGAACCGTTAG